A genomic region of Trifolium pratense cultivar HEN17-A07 linkage group LG3, ARS_RC_1.1, whole genome shotgun sequence contains the following coding sequences:
- the LOC123918643 gene encoding tRNA-specific 2-thiouridylase MnmA, producing MLKVAVRWNWRQLYPLPVTCITHQKLRSRNPYLRIPNSKLFCSAALQTTSSLNAELDPYLRCSMPQKPLRVAVLISGGVDSSVALRLLHAAGHSCTAFYLKIWFQEDFENFWSECPWEDDLKYAKDVCNQVEVPLEVVHLTDEYWKNVVSYIIEEYRCGRTPNPDVLCNTRIKFGAFLDAIGGMGFDYVASGHYAKVIHPFADKMDGPSILELSQDTVKDQTYFLSHLSQSQLKRLLFPLGSIPKDEVRRLATKFDLPNKDRKDSQGICFLGKIKFSEFVARHIGEKEGIILEAETGDFLGKHRGFWFYTIGQRQGLRLPGGPWYVVEKDVKNNVVFVSRNYFSFDKRRCIFRVGSLKWLSGLPPSQTSQLRCKVRHGPGFYDCNLQMELEGDNVIESAVVRISEDDQGLAAGQFTAFYEGRTCIGSGVILESGDDQSYPVCAKALEIARMKDKSKIGNPVKIKVKPDNPQEVCCSTS from the exons ATGTTGAAGGTGGCAGTGCGGTGGAATTGGAGGCAACTCTATCCTCTCCCTGTAACTTGCATTACACACCAAAAACTACGCTCACGAAACCCTTATCTTCGTATTCCCAACTCGAAGCTCTTTTGTTCCGCTGCTCTTCAAACAACATCGTCTCTCAATGCCGAACTGGACCCATATCTCCGCTGTTCCATGCCACAAAAGCCACTCCGAGTTGCCGTTCTTATCAGCGGAGGCGTTGACAGCAGTGTTGCTCTGCGACTACTCCATGCGGCCGGTCATTCTTGTACTGCTTTCTACCTCAAGATATGGTTCCAA GAAGATTTTGAGAACTTCTGGTCGGAGTGCCCTTGGGAAGATGATTTAAAGTATGCTAAAGATGTTTGCAATCAG GTTGAAGTACCATTAGAAGTTGTTCATTTGACAGATGAATACTGGAAAAACGTG GTTTCTTACATCATTGAAGAGTATCGGTGTGGTCGAACTCCAAACCCGGATGTTCTTTGCAATACAAGAATAAAGTTTG GTGCATTTTTGGATGCAATTGGCGGTATGGGTTTTGACTATGTTGCCTCTGGGCATTATGCAAAGGTTATCCACCCATTTGCAGATAAGATGGATGGCCCTTCTATTCTTGAACTATCACAAGACACG GTAAAGGATCAAACTTACTTCTTATCACACCTATCTCAGTCCCAGCTGAAGCGACTTCTTTTTCCACTTGGTTCTATTCCCAAG GACGAAGTCCGAAGGCTTGCCACAAAATTTGATCTACCAAATAAGGATAGAAAGGATTCCCAGGGAATATGCTTTTTGGGCAAG ATAAAATTCAGTGAATTTGTTGCAAGACATATTGGGGAGAAAGAAGGTATCATTCTGGAAGCCGAGACAGGAGATTTCCTGGGCAAGCATCGGGGCTTCTGGTTTTATACTATTGGTCAACGCCAGGGTCTACGGCTACCTGGAGGTCCATG GTATGTTGTTGAGAAGGATGTTAAAAACAATGTAGTTTTTGTGTCCAGAAACTACTTTTCCTTTGACAAAAGAAGGTGCATATTCCGTGTTGGCTCTTTAAAATGGCTTAGTGGGTTGCCCCCTAGCCAAACAAGTCAGCTTCGATGCAAG GTGAGACATGGTCCTGGGTTCTATGATTGTAACTTACAAATGGAACTTGAAGGAGATAATGTAATTGAATCTGCTGTTGTCCGCATATCTGAAGATGATCAAGGCCTAGCAGCTGGGCAGTTCACAGCCTTCTATGAGGGAAGAACATGCATTGGATCTGGTGTGATTTTGGAGTCCGGGGATGATCAAAGTTATCCTGTATGCGCAAAAGCTTTAGAAATTGCAAGAATGAAAGATAAATCAAAGATTGGGAATCCAGTTAAGATAAAAGTTAAACCAGATAACCCACAAGAAGTTTGTTGTTCCACATCATAG